From the genome of Psychroserpens ponticola, one region includes:
- a CDS encoding SHOCT domain-containing protein — translation MHLYDGHFGGMHLIWWIIWIILLAWIFFIPADIPYQKTKKQNPLDLLKNRFAKGEISKEEFEESKKILKSDN, via the coding sequence ATGCATTTATACGACGGACATTTTGGAGGTATGCACCTTATCTGGTGGATTATATGGATCATCCTTCTTGCTTGGATTTTCTTCATCCCAGCAGATATACCATATCAAAAAACAAAAAAACAAAACCCATTGGATTTACTAAAAAATCGCTTTGCAAAAGGTGAAATATCCAAAGAAGAATTTGAAGAGTCAAAAAAGATTTTAAAATCAGACAACTAA
- a CDS encoding helix-turn-helix domain-containing protein, translating into MSVPKEFWIKNMVCNRCLKVIKQELQELGVTVLSLELGRLLVEATSETVDDIIDNVTDTLNSNGFEIVQSESEMLVERIKIILIEQLVELPLHIKIKTSELLASALHRDYKTLSKLFSTSEKTTIEKYFIKLKIEKVKELIQLKQHSFSDIGYLLDYSSVNHLSRQFKAETGMSMTDYKNTEGWERNFYDEII; encoded by the coding sequence ATGAGTGTACCAAAAGAATTTTGGATCAAAAATATGGTCTGTAATCGATGCTTGAAAGTAATCAAGCAAGAATTACAAGAGTTGGGTGTGACGGTTCTTTCATTAGAGTTAGGAAGACTTTTGGTAGAAGCAACGAGTGAAACTGTTGATGATATTATAGATAATGTAACCGATACTCTTAATTCAAATGGTTTCGAAATTGTACAAAGTGAATCTGAAATGCTTGTAGAGCGAATAAAAATTATTTTAATTGAGCAACTTGTTGAATTGCCCTTACATATAAAGATAAAGACTTCTGAACTCTTAGCTTCAGCACTTCATCGAGACTACAAGACTTTGAGCAAATTATTCTCTACCAGTGAAAAGACAACCATCGAAAAATACTTTATCAAACTCAAAATAGAGAAAGTGAAAGAACTCATTCAACTGAAACAACACTCTTTTTCTGATATAGGATACTTGTTAGACTATAGCAGTGTAAACCACTTGTCAAGACAATTCAAAGCAGAAACAGGAATGAGCATGACAGACTATAAAAATACTGAAGGCTGGGAGCGGAATTTCTATGATGAAATTATATAG
- a CDS encoding HYC_CC_PP family protein produces the protein MKKIFYKISSFSMALLVLLSTVSFTIDSHYCGNTLVDSTIFGSAETCGMEVKEKPSTKECDITKKDCCSDEQFIVDGQDNLKTSFDKLEKEQQLFVAAFIYTYINLFTESETENDTFRDYSPPPLVRDIQVLDQTFLI, from the coding sequence ATGAAAAAGATTTTTTATAAAATATCATCATTTTCGATGGCACTTTTGGTGCTATTATCGACGGTCTCTTTTACTATCGATAGTCATTATTGTGGTAATACCCTAGTGGATTCAACAATCTTTGGTTCGGCAGAAACTTGTGGTATGGAGGTTAAGGAAAAGCCTTCTACAAAAGAATGTGACATTACTAAGAAGGACTGCTGTAGTGATGAGCAATTCATTGTTGATGGTCAGGATAACTTAAAAACTTCTTTTGATAAATTAGAAAAAGAGCAGCAGTTATTTGTTGCAGCTTTCATTTATACTTATATCAACCTGTTTACTGAATCAGAAACAGAAAATGATACTTTTAGAGATTATTCTCCTCCTCCCTTGGTCAGGGATATTCAAGTTTTAGACCAAACCTTCCTTATTTGA
- a CDS encoding DUF5676 family membrane protein, which translates to MYRLNVKKFGFAFGLTGALIYLGCMIVMITAGQEGSITFFNSLLHGLDTTNIIRMDVSLLEAIFGIIQTFILWWLIGACIGAFYNAQLKVNK; encoded by the coding sequence ATGTATCGATTAAACGTAAAAAAATTTGGTTTTGCATTCGGTCTCACAGGAGCCTTGATTTATCTAGGCTGTATGATCGTAATGATTACAGCAGGTCAAGAAGGCAGTATTACCTTTTTTAATAGCCTCCTACATGGTTTAGACACTACCAATATAATTAGAATGGACGTTTCCTTATTGGAGGCAATCTTTGGTATTATTCAAACATTTATACTGTGGTGGCTAATTGGTGCTTGCATTGGCGCATTTTATAATGCTCAACTAAAAGTTAACAAATAG
- a CDS encoding c-type cytochrome: MLYILLVGFISTTKSSNYEAIQQKKWVAPSSADKIVNPLKGDAKAAASGKRLYKAMCFVCHGPKGKGDGMAGAGLTPKPSDLTSEEFQSQTDGAIFWKIAEGRSPMASYKSSIPEKKRWEIINYIRTLK, translated from the coding sequence GTGCTGTACATTTTATTAGTGGGCTTTATTTCTACTACCAAGAGCAGTAATTACGAAGCTATTCAACAAAAAAAATGGGTGGCTCCTTCAAGTGCAGATAAGATTGTCAACCCTCTAAAAGGAGATGCAAAAGCAGCAGCTTCTGGCAAAAGACTTTACAAGGCAATGTGCTTTGTATGTCATGGTCCAAAAGGAAAAGGTGATGGTATGGCTGGTGCTGGATTAACGCCAAAACCATCAGACCTGACTAGTGAAGAATTTCAATCGCAAACTGATGGAGCTATTTTCTGGAAAATTGCAGAAGGAAGATCACCTATGGCTTCTTACAAATCATCAATCCCAGAAAAAAAACGCTGGGAAATTATTAACTATATAAGAACACTTAAATAA
- a CDS encoding lycopene cyclase domain-containing protein, whose protein sequence is MMEYVWFIWSLIIIALWAVIYVSKKGVRKEMLKMSLITMPFGFTEPLFVPEYWFPPSLFNLAAKTSFDIESLIFSFAIGGIGIVLYNIIFKRGLVNIPHSERSHNKHRLHIYILFTPVILFILLSLFTSLNHIYCSIIALFIGGLVTLYCRPDLKGKIWVGGILFTVLYFIYFGSILPFYPQYVELYWNLDNLTKILILGVPIEELLFAFTFGMYWSGLYEHLYWRKLIKSVEI, encoded by the coding sequence ATGATGGAATATGTCTGGTTTATATGGTCACTTATCATTATTGCTCTTTGGGCAGTTATTTATGTGTCAAAAAAAGGAGTTAGAAAAGAAATGCTCAAAATGAGCTTGATTACTATGCCTTTTGGTTTTACAGAACCCTTGTTTGTCCCAGAATATTGGTTCCCGCCATCACTTTTCAATTTGGCCGCAAAAACAAGCTTTGATATTGAAAGCCTTATTTTTTCATTTGCCATTGGTGGCATTGGCATAGTACTTTACAATATTATTTTTAAAAGAGGCCTTGTCAACATACCACATAGCGAACGAAGTCATAACAAACATCGCCTGCATATTTATATTCTTTTTACACCAGTTATCCTATTCATTCTTCTGTCGCTATTTACGTCACTTAACCACATTTATTGCAGCATTATAGCTTTGTTCATAGGTGGGTTAGTGACACTTTATTGTCGTCCAGATTTGAAAGGAAAGATTTGGGTTGGAGGAATATTGTTCACTGTATTGTACTTCATTTATTTCGGAAGTATCCTTCCATTCTATCCTCAATATGTGGAGTTATACTGGAACCTGGACAACCTGACCAAAATTCTAATACTAGGTGTTCCAATAGAAGAATTGCTCTTCGCATTCACCTTTGGAATGTACTGGTCAGGATTGTACGAACATTTGTATTGGAGAAAACTAATTAAATCCGTTGAAATATGA
- a CDS encoding HYC_CC_PP family protein — translation MKSFLTKILSFFLAVSILFTTSSYSVNMHFCCNQLVDMAFFSKAELCKDIVQKKDSPFKQCTSMQEKECCDTQTFVKEGNDTFKKSNTILEVDTLVFLNTFIYTYINLFEGLDKNVVPFKQYRPPLLAKDILILNETFLI, via the coding sequence GTGAAATCTTTTTTAACTAAAATATTGTCCTTCTTTTTAGCAGTATCTATACTGTTTACCACCTCTTCATATTCGGTGAATATGCACTTTTGCTGTAATCAATTAGTGGATATGGCTTTTTTTAGTAAAGCGGAGCTCTGTAAAGACATAGTCCAAAAGAAAGATTCACCATTCAAACAATGTACTTCAATGCAAGAAAAAGAGTGTTGCGATACTCAGACTTTTGTAAAAGAAGGAAATGATACCTTCAAAAAGTCAAATACCATTTTAGAAGTTGACACGTTAGTTTTCTTAAACACGTTTATTTACACTTACATCAATCTGTTTGAGGGACTAGATAAAAATGTTGTTCCATTTAAACAGTACAGGCCACCCTTATTGGCTAAAGATATACTGATTCTCAACGAGACTTTTTTAATTTGA
- a CDS encoding porin produces MKKLIILLLIVGFGHTSYGQTYNDFKTDSIEASKPFKPSKTQFMIRGYGHTGLNTLSSEDKTESSYVGSAFAPIFLFKHSDKLMFEAELEFVLGGNELEVGLEYADVMYILNKNMTVRAGKFLLPFGTFMERLHPAWINRLPTRPLGFGHDGIAPSSGIGVELRGAFDLGGPSLNYSVYSTNGPRLKDGSEEPEEAGMLMFQNFEDNNNSKAFGGRIGLLPFADSSTEIGFSAYSTNGAGATDTTYENVGAFLYAIDFAFVKQIPAIKGFIDIKGQYNNSDIDDATFTETHEDGDEEEYTFDNKSNSFYTQLSYRPTMASSDFLKKLELVGRYSNLNTPEGAEWEEQSDQYTFGLNYWLTWRSVIKVAYETTDSVGGHDGGGTTNGFFVHWAIGF; encoded by the coding sequence ATGAAAAAGCTAATTATTTTATTACTAATTGTTGGATTTGGTCATACATCATATGGGCAAACGTACAATGACTTTAAGACTGATAGCATTGAAGCATCTAAACCTTTCAAACCAAGTAAAACACAGTTTATGATTAGAGGTTATGGTCATACTGGATTAAACACTCTCAGCAGTGAAGACAAAACGGAATCATCTTATGTAGGTTCTGCATTTGCTCCTATTTTCTTATTCAAACATTCTGACAAACTTATGTTTGAAGCAGAACTTGAGTTTGTGCTTGGAGGTAACGAATTAGAAGTAGGTTTGGAATATGCAGATGTTATGTATATTCTAAATAAGAACATGACGGTTCGCGCTGGAAAATTTCTCCTTCCTTTTGGAACCTTTATGGAACGACTACATCCAGCTTGGATTAACAGATTACCAACCAGACCTTTAGGTTTTGGTCATGATGGTATTGCGCCTTCATCAGGTATTGGTGTAGAACTTCGAGGTGCTTTTGATCTTGGAGGACCTTCTTTAAACTATTCGGTTTATTCAACTAATGGTCCAAGACTAAAGGATGGTAGTGAAGAACCCGAAGAAGCAGGTATGCTTATGTTTCAAAATTTTGAAGACAACAATAACAGTAAAGCATTTGGTGGACGTATTGGGTTATTACCTTTTGCAGATTCCTCAACTGAAATAGGATTTTCTGCATATTCTACTAATGGAGCTGGAGCAACAGACACGACATATGAAAATGTTGGAGCGTTTTTATATGCAATTGATTTTGCTTTCGTAAAACAAATACCTGCCATTAAAGGATTTATTGATATAAAAGGACAATACAATAATTCTGATATTGATGATGCTACTTTTACAGAAACTCATGAAGATGGAGATGAAGAGGAATATACCTTCGACAATAAAAGTAATTCTTTTTATACTCAATTAAGCTATCGGCCAACAATGGCAAGTAGTGATTTTTTGAAAAAGTTAGAACTAGTTGGTAGGTATTCAAATCTCAATACACCTGAAGGTGCTGAATGGGAAGAACAATCTGACCAATATACCTTTGGCTTAAACTATTGGCTAACTTGGAGATCCGTGATAAAAGTTGCATACGAGACAACAGACAGCGTTGGCGGACATGATGGAGGTGGCACAACTAATGGCTTCTTTGTACACTGGGCTATTGGATTCTAA
- a CDS encoding heavy-metal-associated domain-containing protein yields the protein MKQKFQIDGISCGGCVARVKKTLEEHPNIEKAQIFLAPKGATIITMTENLTVDELQKQLDKLNGFTITELKQ from the coding sequence ATGAAACAAAAATTTCAAATAGACGGAATCAGTTGTGGTGGATGTGTCGCAAGAGTCAAAAAGACCCTTGAAGAACATCCAAATATTGAAAAAGCACAAATTTTTTTAGCGCCAAAAGGTGCTACAATCATAACAATGACAGAAAACCTGACAGTCGATGAATTACAAAAACAACTCGATAAACTTAACGGGTTTACTATAACAGAACTAAAACAATAA